A stretch of DNA from Sphingomonas ginkgonis:
CAGCATCGCCCGTCTCACCCGCTACTGCCTGAAGCAGCTGTATGGCGAGGAGCCGGTCGCGGACGATGCGGAGAACGTTGCCCGGCTGTTCCAGAAGGTCGCCATCGCGACCGCCAAGCTCGCTGCTTCCTACCTGGCGGCAGGGTTCGTCCATGGCGTTCTCAACAGCGACAATATCGCGATCTCCGGCGAGAGCTTCGACTATGGGCCGTGGCGGTTCACGCCGCGCTGGGAGCCGGGGTTCACCGCCGCCTATTTCGACGAGACCGGGCTTTATGCGTTCGGGCGGCAGCCGGAAGCCATCCACTGGGACCTGGCGCAGCTGGCTGGCTGTCTCGCGCTGGTCGGCGAGGCCCAGCCGCTGGCGGCCGAGCTTCAGGAATGGGGCGGCGACTTCGGCGATGCGCTGATCGACGCGCTCGTCGCGCGGCTGGGGGTCGTCCCACGCGACGATGCCCACGGCCAGCAGATCGCCGCGGCCGTGCTCGCCTGCCTGGAAGGCCAGCCGGTGGCGATCGACCGCTTCTTCTTCGACTGGCGCGGCGGCCGCGATCCCGGGGCGGAGCGCTATCCGGGCGAGCCGTTCCGCCATCTCGCCGCGCTGACCGGCGAAGTCGCCCGGGCGCCGGCGGACCCCTACTGGGCCGAGGAGCAGCCCTGCTCGCTGGGAATCGAGGAAGTGGAAGCGATTTGGGCGCCGATCGCCGAGCATGACGACTGGTCGCGCTTCGAGGCGAAGATCGCCGCCATCCGCCGGATGGGCGACGCGATGCGCTCGCCGGAACCGGAGGCGAGCGCGGGCGGCTGACGCCTGGCCGTCAGACCGCGCTGACGGAAAGGAAGCTCGGCAGCGGGCCATTCCAGC
This window harbors:
- a CDS encoding protein adenylyltransferase SelO family protein encodes the protein MTDYRPDPQISSLGDEFYDAVEPAAFPAAIPRFLNRRWAERIGLGGDEAWWEAHFCRFEPLPGNLPRPLALRYHGHQFRVYNPDIGDGRGFLFAQTRDSEGRLLDLGTKGSGQTPWSRFGDGRLTLKGGVREVLATEMLEALGVNTSKSFALFETGESLVRGDEPSPTRSAVLTRLGHGHVRIGSFQRLAYHSDADSIARLTRYCLKQLYGEEPVADDAENVARLFQKVAIATAKLAASYLAAGFVHGVLNSDNIAISGESFDYGPWRFTPRWEPGFTAAYFDETGLYAFGRQPEAIHWDLAQLAGCLALVGEAQPLAAELQEWGGDFGDALIDALVARLGVVPRDDAHGQQIAAAVLACLEGQPVAIDRFFFDWRGGRDPGAERYPGEPFRHLAALTGEVARAPADPYWAEEQPCSLGIEEVEAIWAPIAEHDDWSRFEAKIAAIRRMGDAMRSPEPEASAGG